Proteins from a single region of Methanobrevibacter oralis:
- the npdG gene encoding NADPH-dependent F420 reductase, which translates to MIVSVIGGTGPQGLGIGERLAIAGVDVIIGSRKEKKALDIVAKAKEELADYDLSNMCGMANEDAAREGDVLIITVPLTAQKPTLEGIKEFCKDKIVMDATVPLETAVGGKPFRFIDLMEGSAAERTAKILEGTGAKVICAFCNISNSHLSNIPEEIDCDCLIAGDDVDSKKVATDIINKIPGVKTIDCGILEKARIIEKITPLLIGLNIKYKSHYGGLRITGINFD; encoded by the coding sequence ATGATTGTAAGTGTAATTGGTGGGACCGGACCACAAGGTCTTGGAATTGGTGAACGTTTAGCTATTGCTGGTGTAGATGTTATTATAGGCTCAAGAAAAGAAAAAAAAGCTTTAGATATTGTTGCTAAAGCAAAAGAAGAATTAGCTGACTATGATTTGTCTAATATGTGTGGAATGGCAAATGAGGATGCAGCTCGTGAAGGTGATGTATTGATTATTACAGTACCATTAACCGCACAAAAGCCAACATTAGAAGGAATTAAAGAGTTCTGTAAAGATAAAATAGTAATGGATGCAACTGTTCCTCTTGAAACAGCTGTTGGTGGGAAACCTTTTAGATTCATTGATTTAATGGAAGGATCTGCTGCTGAGAGAACTGCAAAGATATTGGAAGGAACTGGAGCAAAAGTAATTTGTGCATTTTGTAATATTTCAAACTCTCACTTATCAAATATTCCAGAGGAAATTGATTGTGATTGTTTAATTGCAGGTGATGATGTAGACTCTAAAAAAGTAGCTACTGATATTATTAATAAAATACCTGGTGTTAAAACAATTGATTGTGGTATTTTAGAAAAAGCTAGAATTATTGAAAAAATTACTCCATTGCTAATTGGATTAAATATTAAATATAAATCCCATTATGGTGGATTAAGAATAACAGGTATTAATTTCGATTAA
- a CDS encoding DUF2284 domain-containing protein has protein sequence MKGITKLMADVDVNEYFDEYVDIGKFHKLCEECENYELNWSCPPFDFDIEEYWKTYERFKIIAFKVEFDEEELSQTFTPPQLDLVLTRIERIKGRLMNDIYSQEDEDSIGLYLGRCNLCMRCTREFGMPCKMPVKMRYSPESLGANIDRTIEDFFDSKVVYAENGKLPQYMFFVGGILYKKIK, from the coding sequence ATGAAAGGGATAACTAAACTCATGGCTGATGTTGACGTTAATGAATATTTTGATGAATATGTGGATATTGGTAAATTTCATAAACTCTGCGAAGAATGTGAAAATTATGAGCTAAATTGGAGTTGTCCCCCATTTGATTTCGATATTGAGGAATATTGGAAAACTTATGAAAGATTTAAAATTATTGCTTTTAAAGTTGAATTTGATGAAGAAGAGTTGTCACAAACTTTCACTCCGCCTCAATTAGATTTGGTTTTAACTAGAATTGAGCGTATTAAAGGAAGATTAATGAATGATATTTATTCCCAAGAAGATGAAGATTCAATTGGATTATATTTAGGACGTTGTAATTTATGTATGAGGTGTACAAGAGAATTTGGCATGCCATGTAAAATGCCCGTTAAAATGAGATATTCTCCTGAGTCATTAGGAGCGAATATAGATAGAACCATTGAAGATTTCTTTGATTCTAAGGTAGTATATGCTGAAAATGGTAAATTACCACAGTATATGTTTTTTGTTGGTGGAATTTTATATAAAAAAATAAAGTAG
- the cca gene encoding CCA tRNA nucleotidyltransferase, with product MDYNFILDNIRPTKEENDAVNAIYSKLSNFIDECCLKENINAKTTLVGSLAKGTYLRGKSDIDIFISFPLGTDEAYLKKTGLYLGHKCNDYFNGVAIEHYASHPYVTCAIDGYEVDFVPCYEIDDGSQLKTAVDRTILHTKFVKNNLSESQKDEVLLLKRFMDMTGTYGSEFKVGGFAGYLCELLIIKYGTFEECLKKASMWKFGHVIDLKNYNTSNLFNDPLIVIDPTDMNRNVGAALRLDKMAEFIQSARNYLASDNKKDYFYPYVKNISKQSVLDEFKSRNSQIIAIKFEIPEIPLDTLHPQLKKTTDSLAEKLNREEFLVFKADYFTDEKTYAILIFEMLVSQLNNVKIHYGPKIFYKKACENFIKKYGVDKCYTKDDFLVLNIEREFKTAIGFIDYVFTKNHISLIKVGKNLTKSIVETYEIMNLEELNFDLKFLIFLDEFLNPNQKIMRS from the coding sequence ATGGATTATAATTTTATTTTAGATAATATTAGGCCTACTAAAGAGGAAAACGATGCAGTTAATGCAATCTATTCAAAACTAAGCAATTTTATTGATGAATGTTGTTTAAAAGAAAATATTAACGCTAAAACAACATTAGTTGGTTCTCTAGCTAAAGGAACTTACCTTAGGGGAAAATCTGATATTGATATTTTTATATCTTTTCCATTAGGTACTGATGAAGCATATCTTAAAAAAACAGGTCTTTACTTAGGCCATAAATGTAATGATTACTTTAATGGAGTAGCTATTGAACACTATGCATCTCATCCTTATGTTACCTGTGCTATTGATGGTTATGAAGTTGATTTTGTCCCATGTTATGAAATTGATGATGGAAGCCAATTAAAAACAGCAGTAGATAGAACTATTTTACATACTAAATTTGTTAAAAATAATTTATCTGAAAGTCAAAAAGATGAAGTTCTACTCTTAAAGAGATTCATGGACATGACTGGAACTTATGGGTCAGAATTTAAAGTAGGAGGATTTGCAGGCTACTTATGTGAATTATTGATCATTAAATATGGAACTTTTGAGGAATGCTTAAAAAAAGCAAGTATGTGGAAATTTGGGCATGTAATTGATTTGAAAAATTATAATACTTCTAATTTATTTAACGATCCATTAATTGTAATAGATCCAACAGATATGAATCGTAATGTCGGAGCAGCTTTAAGATTAGATAAAATGGCAGAATTTATTCAGTCTGCACGTAATTATTTAGCTTCAGATAATAAAAAAGATTATTTTTATCCATATGTTAAAAATATTTCAAAACAATCTGTTTTAGATGAATTTAAAAGCAGAAATTCACAAATAATAGCTATTAAGTTTGAAATTCCTGAGATTCCTCTTGATACTTTACATCCTCAACTTAAAAAAACAACAGACTCCTTAGCAGAAAAATTAAATAGAGAGGAATTTTTAGTATTTAAGGCTGATTATTTTACTGATGAAAAGACTTATGCAATATTAATTTTTGAAATGCTTGTTAGTCAATTAAATAATGTTAAAATCCATTATGGACCTAAAATATTTTATAAAAAAGCATGTGAAAATTTTATAAAGAAGTATGGTGTTGATAAATGTTATACTAAAGATGATTTTTTAGTTTTAAACATTGAACGGGAGTTTAAAACAGCTATTGGATTTATTGACTATGTCTTTACAAAAAATCATATTTCATTAATAAAAGTAGGTAAAAACCTTACTAAAAGCATTGTTGAAACTTATGAAATTATGAACTTAGAAGAATTAAATTTTGATTTGAAATTTTTAATCTTTTTAGATGAATTTTTAAATCCTAATCAAAAAATCATGAGATCTTAA
- the thpR gene encoding RNA 2',3'-cyclic phosphodiesterase, whose product MPEIRAFLAIDIDDKIKPKLNEILKEFKKIDANIKFVDLLNMHLTLKFFGDIDLDGISPLTEKITSALEDFSPFNINIKGCGAFPNINHINVIWVGIEDDKVIKELHDRLDDEFAKLGFDRDKKFSSHLTIGRMKSAKEKSIVKSTIESLNDVEIASMSVKKITLKKSTLTPKGPIYEDIKEFIL is encoded by the coding sequence ATGCCTGAAATTAGAGCTTTTTTAGCTATTGATATAGATGACAAAATAAAACCTAAATTAAATGAAATATTAAAAGAATTTAAAAAAATAGATGCAAATATCAAGTTTGTAGATTTACTTAATATGCATTTAACCTTAAAATTCTTTGGGGACATTGATTTAGATGGAATTAGCCCTTTAACTGAGAAAATAACTAGTGCTTTAGAGGATTTTTCACCTTTTAATATTAATATTAAAGGATGTGGTGCTTTTCCAAATATCAATCATATTAATGTTATTTGGGTAGGAATTGAAGACGATAAAGTTATTAAAGAATTACATGACCGACTAGATGATGAATTTGCAAAATTGGGCTTTGATAGAGACAAAAAATTCTCATCCCATTTAACAATTGGGCGTATGAAATCAGCTAAAGAAAAATCAATAGTCAAATCAACAATAGAATCGTTAAATGATGTTGAAATTGCTTCTATGTCTGTAAAAAAAATCACCCTCAAAAAAAGCACATTAACCCCTAAAGGTCCGATTTATGAAGATATAAAAGAATTTATTTTGTGA
- a CDS encoding 3-dehydroquinate synthase II produces the protein MQNKFAWIKTPNEEWDNRKEMITTALESGINYVLDFNDHDKIRKLGNVNIIANNDDADIYLVGINSEGDGSLKLKQDSESKDLIEAKKAKSEGKTVCAYVKIIDKAHEQLAVKLGRVVDYIILVGTDWTIIPLENIIADLQKEDVNIIAEVLDLNGAKVALETLEHGTDGVIFEANDFNKTKKIAQEVIEASKIKYELKEATITNVKSLGSGDRVCVDTTDMMRSGEGMLVGSYSKAMFLIHSESLKSEYVASRPFRVNAGPVQAYVMCPQNKTRYLSELVAGDEVLIVNTKGETRTAYVGRSKIERRPLILIEAKYEGTIIRTILQNAETIRIVDANNNPLSVANVKIGDKVKVYIESNARHFGIAIDETIIEQ, from the coding sequence TTGCAAAACAAATTTGCTTGGATTAAAACTCCTAATGAAGAGTGGGATAATAGAAAAGAAATGATTACCACTGCATTAGAATCAGGTATTAATTATGTTCTTGATTTTAACGACCATGATAAAATTAGAAAATTAGGTAATGTTAATATAATTGCTAATAATGATGATGCAGATATATATCTTGTAGGTATTAATAGTGAAGGAGATGGATCTTTAAAATTAAAACAAGATAGTGAATCTAAAGATTTAATTGAAGCTAAAAAAGCAAAAAGTGAAGGAAAAACTGTTTGTGCTTATGTTAAAATTATAGATAAAGCTCATGAACAATTAGCTGTTAAATTAGGTCGTGTTGTTGATTATATAATACTTGTTGGAACTGATTGGACTATTATTCCTCTTGAAAATATTATTGCAGATTTACAAAAAGAAGATGTAAATATTATAGCAGAAGTATTGGATTTAAATGGAGCAAAAGTAGCACTTGAAACATTAGAACATGGGACTGATGGAGTAATATTTGAAGCAAATGATTTTAATAAAACTAAAAAAATAGCTCAAGAAGTTATTGAAGCATCAAAAATTAAATATGAACTAAAAGAAGCAACCATAACAAATGTAAAATCACTTGGAAGTGGAGATAGGGTATGTGTAGATACAACTGATATGATGAGGTCAGGTGAAGGAATGCTTGTTGGTTCTTATTCTAAAGCAATGTTTTTAATTCATTCAGAATCATTAAAAAGCGAATATGTAGCTTCAAGACCATTTAGAGTAAATGCAGGTCCGGTTCAAGCATATGTAATGTGTCCTCAAAATAAAACAAGATATTTATCAGAACTTGTTGCTGGAGATGAAGTATTAATTGTAAATACAAAAGGTGAAACAAGAACTGCATATGTAGGAAGAAGCAAAATTGAGAGAAGACCATTAATCTTAATTGAAGCAAAATATGAAGGAACAATCATTAGAACTATCCTTCAAAACGCAGAAACAATTAGAATAGTTGATGCAAATAATAACCCATTATCAGTAGCTAATGTGAAAATAGGTGATAAAGTTAAAGTATATATTGAAAGCAATGCACGTCATTTTGGGATAGCTATTGATGAGACAATTATTGAACAATGA
- a CDS encoding 2-amino-3,7-dideoxy-D-threo-hept-6-ulosonate synthase produces the protein MMIGKKIRLERIINRNTGRTVIAPMDHGVSSGPIKGIINMDETVESISQGGADAILMHKGIVQQGHRGYGEDLGLIVHLSASTSLAPDPNDKVTVTTVEKAIQLGADAVSVHVNLGSETESQMLKELGEISETCDFWGIPLLAMMYPRGQKVDDENDVEFVKHAARVGSELGVDIVKTNYTGDPDSFREVVEGALVPVVIAGGPKVETDEELLEMVKDSLSVGGAGVAFGRNLFQAENPGKITRAISEVVHHDLDVDEALEFLK, from the coding sequence ATAATGATAGGAAAAAAGATTCGTTTAGAAAGAATCATTAACAGAAATACTGGTAGAACTGTAATCGCTCCTATGGATCATGGTGTTTCAAGTGGTCCTATTAAAGGAATAATAAATATGGATGAAACTGTTGAAAGTATTTCTCAAGGTGGAGCAGATGCAATTTTAATGCATAAGGGAATAGTACAACAAGGTCACAGAGGATATGGTGAAGATTTAGGTCTTATTGTGCATTTATCTGCTAGTACTTCCCTTGCACCAGATCCAAATGATAAAGTAACTGTAACTACTGTTGAAAAAGCCATTCAATTAGGTGCAGATGCTGTTTCTGTTCATGTGAATTTAGGTAGTGAAACAGAAAGTCAAATGTTAAAGGAATTAGGTGAAATCTCAGAAACATGTGATTTCTGGGGAATTCCACTTTTAGCTATGATGTACCCTCGTGGACAAAAGGTTGATGATGAAAATGATGTGGAATTTGTAAAACATGCTGCACGTGTAGGTTCTGAATTAGGAGTCGACATTGTAAAAACCAATTATACTGGAGATCCAGATTCATTTAGGGAAGTCGTTGAAGGAGCTCTTGTTCCAGTTGTAATTGCTGGAGGTCCTAAGGTAGAAACTGATGAAGAATTATTAGAAATGGTTAAAGATTCTTTAAGTGTTGGTGGTGCAGGTGTTGCATTTGGACGTAATCTTTTCCAAGCTGAAAATCCAGGAAAAATTACAAGAGCAATTTCAGAAGTTGTTCATCATGATTTAGATGTTGATGAAGCATTAGAATTTTTAAAATAA
- a CDS encoding MotA/TolQ/ExbB proton channel family protein, giving the protein MVTTISGSEFLSSALNAISQGLQIPVIIFLLIFAVFVILALGGFISEYTSRMKVSMDLIEKLVFKITNAKDLDEVSNIIKTVKIPKSQKMVLMKVIRAGSLTKNARISLSRKLIENEENIFNKSIERTDVVTRIGPTLGLMGTLIPMGPGLAALGAGDVNTLANAIIVAFDTTVVGIGAGAVAYFVSKIRRRWYEEYLSNLEVLVDAVLDKID; this is encoded by the coding sequence ATGGTTACGACAATTTCAGGAAGTGAATTTTTATCTTCAGCTTTAAATGCAATCTCACAGGGTTTGCAAATCCCAGTAATTATATTTTTATTAATATTTGCAGTATTTGTAATATTGGCCTTAGGAGGCTTTATATCAGAGTATACTTCACGCATGAAAGTTTCAATGGATTTAATTGAAAAATTGGTTTTTAAAATTACAAATGCAAAAGATTTAGATGAAGTAAGTAATATTATAAAAACTGTTAAAATTCCTAAATCTCAAAAAATGGTTTTAATGAAGGTCATAAGAGCAGGCAGTTTAACTAAAAATGCAAGAATTTCATTATCTCGTAAATTAATTGAAAATGAAGAAAATATTTTCAACAAATCAATTGAAAGAACAGACGTTGTTACTCGTATTGGACCTACTTTAGGTTTAATGGGAACGTTAATTCCAATGGGTCCAGGTTTGGCTGCTTTAGGTGCTGGCGATGTAAATACATTAGCTAATGCGATAATTGTTGCTTTTGACACTACTGTTGTAGGTATTGGTGCTGGAGCAGTAGCTTATTTTGTATCTAAAATTAGGCGTCGATGGTATGAGGAGTATTTATCCAATTTAGAAGTTTTGGTCGATGCAGTCTTAGATAAAATAGATTAA
- a CDS encoding DUF2162 domain-containing protein, which translates to MDVISALWQLGILAAVLIFGVKLGLATGLANFSKKYLAVVSVGYGGGVLVLAWISSYFTNEITEFIYAHNFEFFLIMAVIMILAGIFTIREYKVHERNTSAATCMAIVAPCPCCFGSIIISILLVAPTVGLGAINLSVYVAAALVITIIVTYFASNYFVKLINKPYPIVLGNFMFFLGIYFLLSSLFLPNIAEMLSNTMDPMTISSINTLIVLVVVFVVLLIIGLIYSKRNSHLY; encoded by the coding sequence ATGGATGTTATTAGTGCATTATGGCAGTTAGGAATACTTGCTGCAGTATTGATATTTGGTGTGAAATTAGGTCTTGCAACAGGGCTAGCTAATTTCTCTAAAAAATATTTAGCAGTGGTATCTGTTGGTTATGGAGGGGGAGTTTTAGTTTTAGCTTGGATTTCCTCATATTTTACAAATGAAATTACAGAATTTATTTATGCTCATAATTTTGAATTTTTTTTAATCATGGCGGTTATAATGATTTTAGCAGGTATTTTTACAATTAGGGAATATAAAGTTCATGAAAGAAATACCTCAGCAGCAACTTGTATGGCAATTGTTGCACCGTGTCCATGTTGTTTTGGTTCAATTATTATAAGTATTTTACTTGTTGCTCCAACGGTTGGTCTTGGAGCAATTAATTTAAGTGTTTATGTTGCAGCAGCATTGGTTATAACGATTATTGTAACTTATTTTGCATCAAATTATTTTGTAAAATTAATAAATAAACCTTATCCAATTGTTTTAGGTAATTTTATGTTCTTTTTAGGGATATATTTCTTATTATCTTCACTATTTCTTCCAAATATTGCAGAAATGCTTTCAAATACAATGGATCCAATGACAATATCATCAATTAATACTTTAATTGTACTTGTTGTTGTGTTTGTAGTGTTATTAATAATAGGTTTAATTTATTCAAAAAGAAACAGTCATTTATATTAG